One window of Medicago truncatula cultivar Jemalong A17 chromosome 2, MtrunA17r5.0-ANR, whole genome shotgun sequence genomic DNA carries:
- the LOC25487485 gene encoding GDSL esterase/lipase At5g22810 gives MEHISTYNFLTFLLLFVVFNVVKGQPLVPALFIFGDSVVDAGNNNNLYTIVKSNFPPYGRDFNNQMPTGRFCNGKLAADFTAENLGFTTYPPAYLNLQEKGKNLLNGANFASGASGYFDPTAKLYHAISLEQQLEHYKECQNILVGVAGKSNASSIISGAIYLVSAGSSDFVQNYYINPLLYKVFTADQFSDILMQHYTIFIQNLYALGARKIGVTTLPPLGCLPAAITLFGSHSNECVDRLNNDALNFNTKLNTTSQNLQKELSNLTLAVLDIYQPLHDLVTKPTENGFYEARKACCGTGLIETSILCNKDSIGTCANATEYVFWDGFHPSEAANKVLADDLLISGISLIS, from the exons atggaacataTTTCAACTTATAATTTCTTGACATTTTTGCTTCTGTTTGTAGTGTTCAATGTGGTTAAAGGACAGCCTCTTGTTCCTGCATTGTTCATATTTGGAGATTCTGTTGTTGATGCAGGAAATAACAATAACTTATACACAATTGTTAAATCAAACTTCCCTCCTTATGGAAGAGACTTCAACAATCAAATGCCAACAGGAAGGTTTTGTAATGGAAAACTTGCAGCAGATTTTACAG CTGAAAACCTTGGATTTACTACTTATCCACCAGCTTACCTCAACTTAcaggaaaaaggaaaaaacctGTTAAATGGTGCCAACTTTGCTTCTGGTGCTTCTGGCTACTTTGATCCTACAGCCAAGCtttat CATGCAATCTCATTGGAGCAGCAGCTGGAACACTATAAAGAATGCCAGAATATATTGGTAGGAGTAGCAGGGAAATCAAATGCTTCATCAATTATTTCTGGTGCTATATATCTTGTTAGTGCTGGGAGCAGTGACTTTGTTCAAAATTATTACATAAATCCTCTACTTTACAAGGTTTTTACTGCTGATCAATTCTCAGATATTCTCATGCAACACTATACCATTTTCATTCAG AATTTGTATGCACTTGGGGCAAGGAAAATTGGTGTAACAACCTTACCTCCATTGGGTTGCCTGCCAGCAGCCATCACTCTCTTTGGCTCTCACAGCAATGAATGTGTGGACAGGCTAAACAATGATGCTCTTAACTTCAACACTAAGCTAAACACCACATCACAGAACTTGCAAAAAGAGCTTAGTAACCTCACATTGGCTGTCCTTGATATCTACCAACCTCTCCATGACCTTGTCACTAAGCCTACAGAAAATG GGTTTTATGAAGCAAGGAAGGCTTGTTGTGGAACTGGCTTGATAGAGACATCTATATTGTGCAATAAGGACTCCATAGGAACGTGTGCGAATGCAACTGAATATGTATTCTGGGACGGTTTTCATCCCTCTGAGGCTGCAAATAAGGTTTTGGCTGATGATTTGCTAATTTCTGGCATCTCTCTCATATCCTAA